One Bartonella sp. TP genomic window carries:
- a CDS encoding DUF2059 domain-containing protein, with product MLFLRSLVFAPLSVLVTLISFNVYAAQGASSDKDLSLAKRAVAAIHATDQFDNFLPGAASELKSQLVSKDPNSASLISKIVDKQAMALVSRRADLEESAAKIYMKNFTTEELQAIIDFYTGPVGKKLLSTGPETIAELMATFKSWSMDLVRDLAANVNKELEAKETSSKSHK from the coding sequence ATGTTATTTTTACGCTCGCTTGTATTTGCCCCCCTTAGTGTTTTAGTTACGCTGATTAGTTTTAATGTATATGCTGCTCAAGGCGCTTCGTCTGACAAAGATTTGTCTTTGGCAAAAAGAGCTGTGGCCGCAATACATGCTACCGATCAATTTGACAATTTTTTGCCTGGTGCGGCTAGTGAGCTTAAATCGCAACTAGTAAGTAAAGATCCAAACAGCGCTAGCCTTATTTCTAAAATAGTTGATAAGCAAGCCATGGCTTTGGTATCTCGCCGAGCAGATTTAGAAGAATCGGCGGCTAAGATTTATATGAAAAATTTTACTACTGAAGAGCTGCAAGCAATCATAGATTTTTATACAGGCCCAGTAGGCAAAAAATTATTATCAACTGGTCCAGAAACAATAGCTGAGTTGATGGCGACTTTTAAAAGTTGGAGTATGGATTTGGTTCGAGATTTAGCAGCGAATGTTAATAAAGAGCTTGAAGCGAAAGAGACATCTTCGAAGAGTCATAAATAA
- a CDS encoding 3-deoxy-7-phosphoheptulonate synthase translates to MASSNKHAVTADNDWFAASWRNKPIKQAACYRNLDELLAVEKTLKASAALLPYSEIVEFKKHLQQVACGRALLLQAGDCAEVIRLPTEIQAYIASFHAFFQELSTTIEQKIGKKIISLGRIAGQLSKPRSSKLENGFDDLPSYRGDLINDIAYNSNARQVDAKRMLLGYSYSAAAIKYLQQLKNITRHSVYTSHEALLLPYEEALVRQVSASNIYYASSAHMLWIGERTRQYDHAHVEFCRGLLNPIGIKLSRHIDIAELLDLIERLNPFNETAKIILIARFGANYIDKYLPQVIKAVTQSAKNVIWLCDPMHGNNFTIENQKIRYMTDIKQETKSFFEICQELGVYAGGVHFEATYENVAECIDDSFVQSINDVRIGYKSYCDPRLNNLQARDYVRFLSQIIKEQ, encoded by the coding sequence ATGGCATCAAGCAATAAACATGCTGTAACAGCGGATAACGATTGGTTTGCTGCTTCCTGGCGAAATAAACCAATAAAGCAGGCTGCTTGTTATAGAAATTTAGATGAATTATTAGCAGTAGAAAAGACGCTAAAAGCTTCTGCTGCATTACTGCCCTATAGTGAAATTGTTGAGTTTAAAAAACATCTACAACAGGTAGCCTGTGGAAGAGCCTTATTGTTGCAAGCCGGGGACTGTGCAGAAGTTATAAGATTGCCAACAGAAATACAAGCTTACATAGCTTCGTTTCATGCTTTTTTCCAAGAGCTATCTACAACTATCGAGCAGAAGATTGGTAAAAAAATTATAAGCTTAGGACGTATAGCAGGCCAGCTTTCTAAGCCGCGTAGCTCTAAGTTAGAAAATGGCTTTGATGATTTACCGTCTTATCGTGGCGATTTAATTAATGATATAGCTTATAATAGCAATGCGCGCCAGGTTGATGCAAAACGAATGTTGCTTGGCTATAGCTATAGTGCTGCTGCTATAAAATATTTGCAACAGCTTAAAAATATTACCCGGCATAGTGTTTATACTAGTCATGAAGCTTTGTTGTTACCTTATGAAGAGGCGCTAGTTAGGCAGGTATCTGCTAGCAACATATATTATGCTTCATCAGCTCATATGCTGTGGATAGGGGAAAGAACAAGGCAATATGATCATGCGCATGTAGAATTTTGTCGAGGTTTACTAAACCCTATAGGCATAAAGCTTAGTAGACATATAGATATAGCAGAGTTATTGGATCTAATTGAAAGACTTAATCCTTTTAATGAAACAGCTAAAATAATTTTAATAGCTAGATTTGGCGCAAATTATATTGATAAATATTTACCGCAAGTTATAAAAGCGGTAACTCAGTCAGCAAAAAATGTTATTTGGTTATGTGACCCTATGCATGGTAATAACTTTACTATAGAAAATCAGAAAATACGATATATGACAGACATAAAACAGGAGACAAAAAGTTTTTTTGAGATATGCCAAGAGCTTGGTGTTTATGCTGGAGGAGTGCATTTTGAAGCTACTTATGAAAATGTCGCTGAGTGTATAGATGATTCTTTTGTGCAGTCGATAAATGACGTAAGAATAGGTTATAAAAGTTATTGCGATCCTAGGCTAAATAATTTGCAAGCTAGGGATTATGTTCGGTTTTTAAGTCAAATAATAAAAGAGCAATAG
- the gorA gene encoding glutathione-disulfide reductase, with product MYAYDLIVIGAGSGGVRAARLAANLGKKTALIEESVLGGTCVNRGCVPKKLMVYASEYNESFSASRGFGWNILQAPSFDWAKFMQVKAAELLRLQGLYQSSVEKSGVNLFRARASFVDEHTVELDDGSRLSADKIIIAVGAKPNLPDDIIGIEHCITSRDALELKTKPDHLVIYGGGYIAVEFANIFHALGVKTTIVCRRPLILRGFDNDLRVQLSDYMQQKGIELIYNSEIIEIKNHGATKEVHLKDTRTLNAQHVLLALGRKPNVEGLGLSLAGVRLSSSGRIEVNEYLATSQPHIYAVGDVASELQLAPVAIHEAICVIKTIFEGEQTKPDYNMVASAVFSQPEIGVVGLSEVDAASLYTNLEVYKISFRPMRNIISGSSEKMFMKLLVNAETQVIVGIHILGPGAAELIQLLAIAVKAGATKQDFNKTMAVHPTASEELVLAYLPTYTYLNGIKQ from the coding sequence ATGTATGCTTATGATTTAATTGTAATTGGTGCTGGATCTGGTGGCGTGCGCGCAGCGCGCTTAGCTGCAAATTTAGGAAAAAAAACAGCCCTCATCGAAGAATCTGTGCTCGGCGGCACTTGTGTTAATCGTGGCTGTGTGCCTAAAAAGCTTATGGTGTATGCTAGTGAATACAATGAGAGTTTTTCTGCTAGCCGCGGTTTTGGTTGGAATATTTTGCAAGCTCCTAGCTTTGACTGGGCTAAATTTATGCAGGTTAAAGCGGCTGAGCTGCTTCGCTTGCAAGGTTTATATCAATCTAGTGTAGAAAAAAGCGGTGTTAATTTGTTTCGTGCTCGAGCAAGTTTCGTGGATGAACATACTGTAGAGCTTGATGATGGTTCTAGGCTTAGTGCAGATAAGATTATTATAGCCGTTGGTGCTAAGCCAAACTTGCCTGACGATATTATTGGTATAGAACATTGTATTACCTCTAGGGATGCTTTGGAGTTAAAAACTAAACCTGATCACCTAGTTATTTATGGTGGAGGATATATAGCTGTAGAATTTGCTAATATTTTTCACGCGCTAGGAGTAAAGACGACCATTGTGTGCCGCAGACCATTAATTCTCCGAGGTTTTGATAATGATCTACGAGTACAATTATCAGATTATATGCAACAAAAGGGTATAGAGTTAATATATAATTCAGAAATTATAGAAATTAAAAATCACGGGGCTACGAAAGAGGTACATTTAAAGGATACACGAACTTTAAATGCACAGCATGTATTGCTTGCCTTGGGACGTAAGCCGAATGTGGAGGGGTTGGGCTTATCTTTGGCTGGCGTGCGGCTTTCTTCTAGCGGTAGAATAGAGGTTAATGAATATTTGGCTACTAGCCAACCGCATATTTATGCTGTAGGCGATGTTGCTAGTGAGTTGCAATTGGCTCCAGTAGCTATACATGAGGCTATTTGCGTTATTAAGACTATCTTTGAAGGAGAGCAAACTAAGCCAGATTATAATATGGTTGCTAGCGCTGTATTTTCACAGCCTGAGATCGGTGTGGTAGGGCTTTCGGAGGTAGATGCGGCTAGCCTTTATACTAATTTAGAAGTATATAAAATTTCTTTCCGTCCTATGCGTAATATTATTAGCGGCTCTAGTGAAAAAATGTTTATGAAATTACTGGTAAATGCAGAGACGCAAGTGATAGTTGGAATTCATATTTTAGGGCCAGGGGCGGCTGAATTGATTCAGCTTCTTGCTATTGCGGTAAAAGCTGGTGCTACTAAACAGGATTTTAATAAAACCATGGCTGTGCACCCAACAGCATCAGAAGAGCTTGTGTTAGCATATCTTCCAACTTATACATATCTTAATGGCATCAAGCAATAA
- the rpiA gene encoding ribose-5-phosphate isomerase RpiA, which produces MDQDFLKAKAAKAALNYVHDGMCLGLGTGSTANKFIKLLAKRIEAGLNVQAVSTSQATSDLCADLGIKLYEVNDIPRLDLVIDGADELTADLQLVKGGGGALLREKIIAQFSNKLLIIADETKLVSHLGAFPLPIEINQFGAQLTASMCQQLFEGYGLEPKLAWRKNQQGELFITDGGHYILDVLLKSIGKLGELNEKLLSIAGVVEHGLFLNMADLALVATRKDGLVLLKRVDNSVISTYYDYKKIDL; this is translated from the coding sequence ATGGACCAAGATTTTTTAAAAGCTAAAGCCGCAAAAGCGGCGTTAAATTATGTGCATGATGGTATGTGTCTAGGGCTAGGTACCGGATCTACAGCTAATAAATTCATTAAACTTTTAGCTAAGCGTATTGAGGCCGGATTAAATGTACAAGCTGTGTCTACGTCACAGGCTACCTCGGACTTATGCGCTGATTTAGGTATCAAATTATATGAAGTCAATGATATACCGCGCTTGGATTTAGTAATAGACGGCGCTGATGAGCTTACTGCAGATTTGCAATTAGTAAAAGGCGGAGGGGGAGCCTTGTTGCGAGAAAAAATCATAGCTCAATTTAGTAATAAATTGCTTATAATAGCTGATGAAACTAAACTAGTTTCGCATTTGGGGGCTTTTCCCTTACCTATAGAAATTAACCAATTCGGCGCGCAACTAACAGCGTCGATGTGTCAGCAACTGTTTGAAGGCTATGGGCTAGAGCCAAAGCTTGCTTGGCGCAAAAATCAGCAAGGAGAGCTTTTTATAACAGATGGAGGGCATTATATATTAGATGTTTTGTTAAAATCTATAGGTAAGCTTGGTGAGTTGAATGAAAAACTGCTTTCTATTGCTGGTGTTGTTGAGCATGGTTTGTTTTTAAATATGGCTGATTTAGCGCTTGTTGCAACTAGAAAAGATGGTTTAGTGCTATTGAAGCGAGTAGATAATAGTGTTATATCTACTTATTATGATTATAAAAAAATCGATTTATGA
- the lpxB gene encoding lipid-A-disaccharide synthase, whose amino-acid sequence MRKVFNLAIIAGEESGDLLGADLVACLKKIAPHLELRLIGIGGEHLAKQGLQSFFPISEISLMGIGEVLVKLPKLLYYINRLTKYLLKQELDCLLIIDSPDFTHRVAKKIKRILPTLPIIQYIAPSVWAWRAKRAQKMRFFIDHLLVILPFEVECMKKLNGPDSTYVGHKLLYSEDIKKVLISRGAREHYDVLSFPTLLLLPGSRRFEIKRLMPLFGKMIDNLLTQVPLLQIKIVTLPRLYEEISKLAKNWQVKPIIEYTEAEKWKTLAQADIALAASGTALLELALCDVPSISVYKMDLVAKVIIKPQIKIWSAALPNIIAGKPIIPEFYNDYARAENLAHQVQYLLENKYARKAQLASFADMRTIMQTPEPAGVSGAKALLKICGENLESSLVKKT is encoded by the coding sequence TTGCGAAAAGTTTTTAATTTAGCTATAATTGCAGGGGAAGAATCTGGAGATTTATTAGGCGCTGATTTAGTTGCTTGTTTAAAAAAAATAGCACCACATTTAGAGCTGCGATTGATTGGTATTGGAGGAGAGCATTTAGCCAAACAAGGTTTACAAAGTTTTTTTCCCATTTCTGAGATTTCTTTGATGGGAATAGGTGAAGTATTAGTTAAATTACCTAAGCTGTTATATTATATTAATCGCTTAACAAAATATCTTCTTAAGCAAGAATTAGATTGTTTATTAATAATAGACAGTCCAGATTTTACTCATCGTGTTGCTAAAAAGATAAAAAGAATCCTCCCTACTTTACCGATAATCCAATATATTGCACCTTCAGTTTGGGCTTGGCGAGCAAAAAGAGCGCAAAAAATGCGATTCTTTATAGATCATCTCTTGGTTATTTTGCCCTTCGAAGTAGAATGTATGAAAAAGCTTAACGGTCCAGATTCAACTTATGTAGGGCATAAATTACTCTATAGCGAAGATATAAAAAAAGTACTTATAAGTAGGGGCGCAAGGGAACATTATGACGTTTTGTCATTTCCGACGTTGCTGTTATTACCAGGGTCGCGGCGCTTTGAGATAAAAAGGCTTATGCCTTTATTTGGGAAAATGATTGATAATCTTTTAACCCAAGTACCTCTGCTTCAAATTAAGATTGTAACCTTACCTCGTTTATATGAAGAAATATCTAAATTAGCAAAAAATTGGCAAGTTAAGCCTATTATAGAGTATACGGAGGCAGAAAAATGGAAAACACTAGCTCAGGCAGATATAGCTTTGGCAGCTAGTGGGACCGCTTTACTTGAATTAGCTTTGTGCGATGTACCCTCTATTTCTGTTTATAAAATGGATTTAGTTGCTAAGGTGATTATTAAGCCGCAGATTAAGATTTGGAGCGCTGCTTTGCCAAATATCATTGCTGGTAAACCAATAATTCCAGAATTTTATAATGATTATGCTAGAGCGGAGAATTTGGCCCATCAAGTGCAGTATTTATTAGAAAATAAATATGCCAGAAAAGCTCAATTAGCCAGCTTTGCTGATATGCGTACAATTATGCAAACACCAGAACCAGCTGGCGTGTCCGGTGCCAAGGCTCTTTTAAAAATATGTGGTGAAAACTTGGAGAGTAGCCTTGTTAAAAAAACGTAG
- the gltA gene encoding citrate synthase produces MSQDTAKISVGNKTAEFAIKQGTIGPAVIEIAPLNKELGMFTYDPGFTSTASCESKITYIDGEAGILLYRGYPIDELAEGGDFLECCYLLLHGELPNKAQKADFDQRVREHTMVHEQFARFFHGFRRDSHPMAVMIGCLGAMSAFYHDSIDITDPRQRMIASMRLIAKVPTLAAMAYKYSIGQPFVYPRNDLDYASNFLHMCFSVPTEEYKIKPKLARAMDRIFTLHADHEQNASTSTVRLAGSSGANPFAAIAAGVACLWGPAHGGANEACLKMLEEIGSVENIPTYIAKAKDKNDPFRLMGFGHRVYKNYDPRAKIMQKTCHEVLSELGIKDDPLLDIAIELEHIALHDEYFVEKKLYPNVDFYSGITLKALGFPTEMFTVLFALARTVGWVAQWKEMIEDPAQKIGRPRQLYTGSTKRNYVDIEKR; encoded by the coding sequence ATGTCACAAGATACTGCAAAAATTAGCGTAGGGAACAAGACTGCTGAATTTGCTATAAAACAAGGCACTATTGGACCAGCTGTGATAGAAATAGCACCGCTTAATAAAGAGTTAGGTATGTTTACCTACGATCCAGGCTTTACTTCTACGGCCTCCTGCGAATCTAAGATAACATATATAGATGGCGAAGCAGGGATTTTACTTTATCGCGGCTATCCAATTGATGAGCTTGCCGAAGGTGGAGATTTTCTTGAATGCTGCTATCTATTATTGCATGGCGAGCTACCTAATAAAGCACAAAAAGCCGATTTTGATCAAAGAGTGCGTGAGCATACCATGGTACACGAACAATTTGCTAGGTTTTTTCATGGATTTCGAAGGGATTCACACCCAATGGCGGTGATGATAGGTTGCCTGGGAGCAATGTCTGCTTTCTACCATGACTCTATTGATATCACAGATCCACGTCAACGCATGATAGCTTCTATGCGCTTGATCGCCAAGGTGCCAACTTTAGCAGCAATGGCTTACAAATATAGTATTGGTCAACCATTTGTTTATCCACGAAATGATTTGGACTACGCTTCTAATTTTCTACACATGTGTTTTTCTGTTCCAACAGAAGAATATAAAATTAAACCAAAATTAGCTAGAGCTATGGATCGTATTTTTACGCTACACGCAGATCATGAACAAAATGCATCTACTTCTACGGTAAGATTAGCCGGATCTTCAGGGGCGAATCCTTTTGCTGCAATTGCTGCAGGCGTAGCCTGCCTATGGGGGCCTGCCCATGGCGGTGCAAATGAAGCATGCCTAAAAATGCTAGAAGAAATAGGTTCCGTAGAAAATATACCCACTTATATAGCTAAAGCAAAAGACAAAAACGATCCGTTCCGTTTAATGGGCTTTGGACATAGAGTATACAAAAATTATGATCCACGTGCTAAAATAATGCAAAAAACCTGCCATGAAGTACTAAGTGAGTTAGGGATTAAAGACGATCCACTACTCGATATAGCAATAGAACTTGAGCATATAGCCCTACATGATGAATATTTTGTTGAGAAAAAACTATATCCAAATGTAGACTTTTACTCAGGAATTACTTTAAAAGCACTGGGCTTTCCTACAGAAATGTTTACAGTGCTATTTGCATTGGCTAGAACCGTTGGCTGGGTAGCTCAATGGAAAGAAATGATAGAAGATCCAGCACAGAAAATTGGCCGACCTCGTCAGCTTTACACAGGGTCAACCAAGCGTAACTATGTTGATATAGAAAAACGTTAA
- a CDS encoding ComEC/Rec2 family competence protein yields MQRKFFKFIKAKPKATLQNLRPVVYVPIKLPPKTYTSPAEAIYNVVRIKNAVAHSKTKYASFLEVLLKRYSFLESFINAIKEEKRYGAFFLIASLLSVVGAVIYFWLDYEIAIKSILAVAGIALSLAYLSRRLKPVASIFLLLLALLTGVAAAKLEDLRYSTKMLPKDTVTYIKAKVLFLEQQKAHKYRLLLKLLDTQHPHLDGAPDIIRLSARIIPNDLGVGDNIEGRVFLRALSGPVRPDNYDFAFYNYFQGIGAQGFFLRAPQLYATNDKFDIITTISLKISRLRFALLQRIKQHDGSENGAIAAALIAGTHGGISQETNNALRIAGLAHVLAISGLHMSMITGIVFFTIRGILSLFMSFASYFSIKKISACVALVAASCYFLLSGSSPSAQRSFIMASIIFLAIILDRRAITLHNLSLAIWVAVLIYPHQILDPSFQMSFSAAGALIAAYGFYTRWKSEEGLGHIPGPQIGSVWLAGFMYIKNMWQALFAAATSSLVAGAASGIFAAYHFGNTAPFGVISNALIFPVITFIIMPFAVIAVLAMLFHLEAGPIFIMCKGIVLLKYIAFWVVSFSPHIQVKYISSLTLAVLSLGFCLLIILRTKLRLIGFFIMLLGALMYYLEPIPIALISENGKMVAAINKDRSLALAYKRPSNFTLTNWQKAFGIEHILLPVSDAESHSRLQFICNADVCSHRLVNGEMLYVAANERGKNLALQAQAASKIIFLNYKNYDMPQTEISNNYHMLIIKKENLAARGALEIFADHKLAWAINHPVRSWNAYRISSARD; encoded by the coding sequence ATGCAAAGAAAATTCTTTAAGTTTATCAAAGCTAAACCAAAAGCAACACTGCAAAATCTACGTCCGGTTGTTTATGTTCCTATAAAATTGCCTCCCAAAACCTATACTTCACCAGCTGAAGCTATTTATAACGTTGTGCGCATTAAAAATGCTGTTGCTCATTCTAAAACTAAATATGCTTCGTTTCTCGAAGTATTGTTAAAGCGATATAGTTTTTTAGAAAGCTTTATAAATGCCATAAAAGAAGAAAAGCGATATGGGGCATTTTTCTTAATCGCTTCCTTGTTGTCGGTAGTAGGAGCAGTAATATATTTTTGGCTTGATTACGAAATAGCTATTAAATCAATATTAGCTGTAGCAGGCATAGCATTATCTTTAGCCTATTTATCTCGCCGTTTAAAGCCAGTTGCTTCTATATTTTTACTATTATTAGCTTTGTTGACTGGGGTAGCTGCTGCTAAATTGGAAGATTTGCGCTATAGTACTAAGATGTTACCAAAAGATACTGTAACTTACATAAAAGCAAAAGTTTTATTCCTTGAGCAGCAAAAAGCACATAAATATCGCTTGTTGCTAAAACTATTAGATACACAGCATCCGCATTTGGACGGCGCTCCTGATATAATTAGGCTATCAGCGCGTATAATACCTAATGATTTGGGTGTTGGAGATAATATAGAGGGTCGAGTATTTTTGCGTGCTTTGTCTGGGCCAGTACGGCCAGATAATTATGATTTTGCGTTTTATAATTATTTTCAAGGCATTGGTGCGCAAGGCTTCTTTTTACGTGCGCCTCAGCTTTATGCCACAAATGATAAGTTCGATATTATTACAACTATATCCTTAAAAATTTCTAGATTGCGCTTTGCATTATTGCAGCGTATAAAACAACATGATGGTAGCGAAAATGGGGCTATAGCCGCGGCATTAATTGCTGGTACGCACGGTGGTATTAGTCAGGAAACTAATAATGCTTTGCGTATTGCTGGGCTTGCGCATGTTTTAGCTATTTCTGGGTTACATATGTCTATGATTACTGGAATTGTTTTCTTTACCATTCGCGGCATATTGTCCCTTTTTATGTCTTTTGCATCGTATTTTTCTATTAAAAAAATTTCGGCTTGTGTTGCTTTAGTAGCTGCTAGTTGTTATTTTTTACTTTCTGGCTCCAGCCCTTCTGCTCAGCGCAGTTTCATTATGGCGTCGATTATCTTTTTGGCTATTATTTTAGACCGTCGCGCTATTACTTTACATAATTTAAGTTTAGCTATTTGGGTCGCAGTGCTTATTTATCCGCATCAAATATTAGACCCTAGCTTTCAAATGTCATTTTCTGCCGCTGGCGCATTAATAGCTGCCTATGGATTTTATACACGTTGGAAAAGCGAGGAAGGTCTAGGTCATATACCAGGGCCCCAAATTGGCTCTGTTTGGCTTGCTGGGTTTATGTATATAAAAAATATGTGGCAGGCTTTGTTTGCTGCCGCAACATCTTCGTTGGTTGCTGGCGCTGCGAGTGGTATTTTTGCTGCCTATCATTTTGGTAATACGGCTCCGTTTGGCGTTATCAGCAATGCTTTGATATTTCCGGTAATAACTTTTATTATAATGCCTTTTGCTGTGATTGCAGTTTTGGCTATGTTATTCCATTTGGAGGCTGGGCCCATTTTTATAATGTGCAAAGGCATAGTTTTGCTAAAGTATATTGCTTTTTGGGTGGTTTCTTTTTCACCTCATATACAAGTTAAGTATATTTCTTCTTTGACATTAGCTGTTTTGTCCCTTGGATTTTGTCTCTTAATAATTTTGCGTACAAAGCTACGGCTGATAGGGTTTTTTATAATGCTTTTGGGAGCTTTGATGTATTATTTGGAGCCTATACCAATTGCGTTGATTTCAGAAAATGGTAAGATGGTGGCGGCTATAAATAAAGATAGATCTCTTGCTTTGGCTTATAAACGACCTTCGAATTTTACGTTAACAAATTGGCAAAAAGCTTTTGGTATAGAGCATATTCTTTTGCCAGTAAGCGATGCAGAATCGCATAGCCGCTTGCAATTTATTTGTAATGCCGATGTTTGTTCTCATCGCTTGGTGAATGGAGAGATGTTATATGTAGCCGCAAATGAGCGTGGCAAAAATTTGGCGTTACAAGCGCAGGCTGCGTCAAAAATTATCTTTTTAAATTATAAAAATTATGATATGCCACAAACAGAAATAAGTAATAATTATCATATGCTAATTATTAAGAAAGAGAATTTGGCAGCACGCGGTGCGCTAGAGATTTTTGCTGATCATAAATTAGCTTGGGCAATAAATCATCCGGTGCGATCTTGGAATGCTTATAGAATATCTTCAGCTAGGGATTAA
- the gltX gene encoding glutamate--tRNA ligase encodes MSKPIITRFAPSPTGFLHIGGARTALFNWAYAKHMGGKMLLRIEDTDLKRSTQEAVDAIISGLKWLGIDWSGEPISQFSRKSRHQEIAIELVKQGRAYYCYASKEEIAAVRADTTTNRYASPWRNETKAPTQTDIKPVIRIKAPLSGTTIIKDLVQGEIAFQNKDLDDFIILRSDGTPTYMHAVVVDDHDMGITHIIRGDDHLTNTARQAIIYQAMKWEMPQTAHIPLIHGADGAKLSKRHGALGVNNYKDMGYLAPALINYLMRLGWSHGDDEIMSLEQIVKWFDIVDVNKSAAKFDFQKLNHINGYYIKHSENEQLLKLLIENFPSLLPQIGLEATHQISEQQKTQLKQALPVLKDRAKTLLDLLQDAAFILKQRPIILDAQSLCILNAENKQLLKSFLPILISCNDWSKENLNNLVKNFAKDNNVKLPTIAQPIRAALTGQEKALGIGDLLTILTKEEAIARIKDQLE; translated from the coding sequence ATGTCCAAACCTATTATAACACGTTTTGCGCCCTCACCTACTGGATTTCTACATATTGGCGGTGCACGCACAGCATTATTCAACTGGGCCTACGCAAAACACATGGGCGGCAAGATGCTATTACGTATTGAAGATACAGACTTAAAGAGGTCTACACAAGAAGCGGTGGATGCTATTATTTCTGGACTTAAGTGGTTAGGCATAGATTGGAGTGGCGAGCCGATTTCACAATTTTCAAGAAAATCAAGGCATCAAGAAATAGCAATAGAACTCGTAAAACAAGGTAGAGCTTATTATTGCTATGCAAGCAAAGAAGAAATTGCTGCTGTCAGGGCAGATACTACCACAAATCGCTATGCTAGCCCATGGCGCAATGAAACTAAGGCCCCAACACAGACAGATATTAAGCCAGTTATACGGATTAAAGCACCGCTTAGTGGCACTACTATAATCAAAGATTTAGTGCAAGGGGAAATTGCCTTTCAAAATAAAGACCTTGATGATTTTATAATTTTAAGATCAGACGGCACACCAACCTATATGCATGCTGTAGTTGTCGACGATCATGATATGGGGATTACGCATATCATAAGGGGTGATGATCATTTAACAAATACAGCCAGGCAAGCAATTATATATCAAGCTATGAAATGGGAAATGCCCCAAACAGCCCACATACCATTAATACACGGAGCAGACGGAGCAAAACTTTCAAAACGCCATGGAGCCTTAGGCGTAAATAATTATAAAGATATGGGTTATTTAGCGCCAGCCTTAATAAACTACCTAATGCGACTAGGCTGGAGCCATGGCGATGACGAAATTATGTCGTTAGAACAAATCGTAAAGTGGTTTGACATAGTAGATGTTAATAAAAGCGCTGCAAAATTTGATTTTCAAAAACTCAATCATATTAATGGTTATTACATAAAGCATAGCGAAAATGAACAACTACTGAAACTATTAATAGAAAATTTCCCAAGCCTCTTACCGCAGATCGGATTAGAGGCGACACATCAAATTAGCGAGCAACAAAAAACACAGCTTAAACAGGCCCTGCCTGTATTAAAGGATCGCGCAAAAACATTACTCGATTTACTACAAGATGCAGCGTTTATTCTTAAACAAAGACCTATAATTTTAGATGCACAAAGTTTATGCATATTAAACGCTGAAAACAAGCAATTACTTAAAAGCTTTTTGCCAATTTTGATAAGCTGCAATGATTGGTCAAAGGAAAATTTAAACAATCTAGTAAAAAATTTTGCTAAAGATAATAATGTCAAATTGCCAACCATCGCACAACCAATCAGAGCAGCGTTAACTGGCCAAGAAAAAGCGTTAGGCATCGGCGATCTTTTAACGATACTAACGAAAGAAGAAGCTATAGCACGCATCAAAGACCAATTAGAATAA